From Synoicihabitans lomoniglobus, the proteins below share one genomic window:
- the hemH gene encoding ferrochelatase yields MSNRAVLLVNLGSPDSTDVPDVRTYLREFLGDHRVIDKPAWAPARRFLVNQIITRFRAPKSAEAYKTIWTDEGSPLVVTSQRVRDKLAAVLGTDTPVYLAMRYRLPSIGAVIDQMVADGITEVFLIPQYPHYAMSSWESVVVKVHEEVARLTTPIKVDCIQPFYEDADYIDALYEVSRPALEKPHDHLLFSYHSIPERHLREADASQAHCTIVPDCCSTCSAAHGMCYKAQVLKTTAAFVKRAGLADDQWSVSFQSRLAGEPWLVPYTDYELEHFAKTEGKKNLVVMTPAFVADCLETLEEIAVEGKEEFLKAGGESFHHVPCLNDQAPFIDFLHGRVRRWLGGETPTATKATLSAEMFAR; encoded by the coding sequence ATGTCCAATCGCGCCGTCCTGCTCGTAAATCTCGGTTCACCCGATTCCACCGACGTCCCCGACGTCCGCACTTACCTGCGCGAATTTCTGGGCGATCATCGCGTGATCGACAAACCCGCCTGGGCCCCGGCCCGTCGGTTTCTCGTCAATCAGATCATCACCCGCTTCCGCGCCCCGAAATCAGCCGAGGCCTACAAAACGATTTGGACCGACGAGGGCTCACCACTCGTCGTCACGTCCCAACGCGTGCGCGACAAACTCGCCGCCGTGCTCGGGACCGACACTCCCGTGTATCTCGCGATGCGCTACCGCTTGCCATCCATCGGCGCCGTCATCGATCAGATGGTCGCCGATGGGATTACGGAGGTTTTCCTAATCCCGCAGTATCCCCACTACGCCATGTCGTCCTGGGAATCCGTGGTGGTCAAAGTGCACGAGGAAGTCGCCCGTCTCACGACTCCGATCAAGGTCGATTGCATCCAACCGTTCTATGAGGATGCCGACTACATCGACGCCCTTTACGAGGTCTCCCGTCCGGCGCTCGAAAAGCCGCACGACCATCTGTTGTTTTCTTATCACAGCATCCCGGAACGCCACCTTCGCGAAGCCGACGCCTCCCAGGCCCACTGCACGATCGTGCCCGACTGCTGCTCCACTTGCAGCGCCGCCCACGGCATGTGCTACAAGGCCCAAGTGCTCAAAACCACCGCGGCATTCGTCAAGCGCGCCGGCCTTGCCGACGACCAATGGTCGGTCTCGTTTCAGTCCCGCCTCGCGGGCGAACCGTGGCTCGTCCCCTACACCGACTATGAGTTGGAACATTTCGCCAAAACCGAAGGGAAGAAAAACCTCGTCGTCATGACCCCGGCCTTTGTCGCCGACTGTCTCGAAACGCTCGAGGAAATCGCGGTCGAAGGTAAAGAGGAGTTCCTCAAGGCCGGCGGAGAATCATTCCATCACGTGCCGTGCCTCAACGACCAGGCCCCGTTCATCGATTTTCTGCACGGCCGCGTGCGGCGCTGGCTCGGCGGGGAAACGCCCACCGCCACCAAGGCGACGTTGTCGGCCGAGATGTTCGCCCGCTAA
- a CDS encoding ATP-binding protein, producing MSSSTPLAASSPASSPLRRGGTSGLLTLDHHGVVQSANQSAGAFWSTTADSLIGKPFVSLFAFEVVSDDPDMMEAQWDVLTATATAQRVPLAIQPDEESPATEVRLALETAVGHNVAWLATIELAPKTDRDSTATPGSPAGGATSSGAWEELARSDAAGFFDLNFLTGETHYSTAWKRMLGYPDADLSNDYDTWLKLIHPDDSAAAPDQVGRHTRSSRRTYSVELRMKHRRGHWMWIQSVGVQHFAADGELERVIGFHLDIAERKELEEQSVIAEDRLASLTEDGALAVFDLDFISGHAWTSLAWQDLVGDPVEHPDLGAFTRNFAKCHGDLTGFLSRFGGDEPWGGGYTVIKRSDRSEASVLLGLHRSSSRRGELTRVVGFAMIVPDGVASDSTSTRSAASGGVATSALNSLSEAVIITDEHGQITAMNVKAERFTGIPLAAATARRLDEVFNLVTLRDERPANDALDRALEVEGPPKLYTDHALAIEHGAPRPIVWTASQVRDDQQKAIGIIVVFRDPDEMTLSPEELIRANRFDSLGQLAGGIAHDFNNLLSTILGGISIAKENRDYGKLDDAETACMAAKTLTRQLLAFAKGNPGGTFSVVRPADILRDAVRVAASGSPVVVTVDLDENAGPIEVDRGQMIQVYQNLIINAMQAMPDPSVGKIHLTCRAISLPDGKLPPLAGGDYVQVDVQDNGSGIPEDKIDRIFEPFFTTKKTGTGLGLATVLSIVRKHGGQLGVDSTVGVGTTFTSFLPVTTKSIETGVRKPAALRFGTGRVLFMDDEKQLCEITKTMLESLDYKVDIVHRGEDALALYRKYHAVNRPYDVVLLDLTIVGGMGGEETFKRLREIDPEVRAIVSSGYDNDEMARQFLDSGFCGYLTKPYRVGELGQMLKGVLGG from the coding sequence GTGAGCTCATCGACTCCCCTCGCCGCCTCCTCTCCCGCATCATCCCCGCTTCGCCGCGGCGGAACTTCCGGGCTATTGACTCTGGACCACCACGGCGTTGTCCAAAGCGCGAACCAATCCGCCGGTGCCTTCTGGTCTACGACCGCCGATTCGCTGATCGGCAAGCCCTTCGTTTCTCTCTTCGCGTTTGAAGTCGTCTCGGACGATCCGGACATGATGGAAGCACAATGGGATGTGCTCACCGCCACCGCCACGGCGCAACGCGTGCCACTCGCCATCCAACCGGATGAAGAGTCGCCCGCCACCGAGGTGCGCCTCGCGCTCGAAACCGCCGTCGGCCATAATGTCGCCTGGCTCGCCACCATCGAACTCGCGCCCAAAACGGACCGCGATTCCACTGCCACTCCCGGTTCCCCCGCGGGCGGCGCCACCAGTTCCGGCGCTTGGGAAGAACTCGCCCGCAGCGATGCCGCCGGTTTTTTTGATCTCAATTTTCTAACCGGCGAGACCCACTACTCGACCGCGTGGAAGCGAATGCTCGGTTACCCCGACGCCGATCTTTCCAACGACTACGACACGTGGTTGAAACTCATTCATCCCGACGACTCCGCCGCCGCGCCCGACCAAGTGGGCCGCCACACCCGATCGAGTCGGCGCACCTATTCGGTCGAGCTGCGCATGAAACATCGGCGCGGTCACTGGATGTGGATCCAAAGCGTCGGCGTGCAACATTTCGCCGCCGACGGTGAACTCGAACGCGTCATCGGGTTCCATCTCGACATCGCCGAGCGCAAGGAGCTCGAAGAACAAAGCGTCATCGCCGAAGACCGTCTCGCCAGCCTCACCGAGGACGGCGCGCTCGCGGTGTTTGATCTCGATTTCATCTCCGGACACGCCTGGACGTCCCTCGCTTGGCAGGATCTCGTCGGCGATCCCGTGGAACACCCGGACTTGGGAGCCTTCACCCGCAATTTTGCCAAATGCCACGGCGACCTCACCGGCTTTCTCTCCCGCTTCGGCGGCGACGAGCCTTGGGGCGGCGGCTACACCGTCATCAAACGCTCGGACCGCAGCGAAGCGTCGGTATTGCTCGGCCTGCATCGCAGCTCCAGTCGGCGCGGTGAACTCACCCGCGTGGTGGGTTTCGCCATGATCGTGCCGGATGGAGTCGCCTCCGATAGCACGTCGACGCGATCCGCCGCCTCCGGGGGCGTGGCGACTTCGGCGCTCAACTCCCTGAGCGAAGCCGTGATCATCACCGACGAACACGGCCAGATCACCGCCATGAACGTCAAAGCGGAACGGTTCACCGGTATCCCGCTCGCCGCCGCCACCGCCCGCCGACTGGACGAGGTTTTCAACCTTGTCACCCTCCGCGACGAACGCCCGGCGAACGACGCCCTCGACCGCGCGCTCGAAGTCGAGGGGCCGCCCAAGCTTTACACCGACCATGCACTCGCGATTGAACACGGCGCCCCCCGCCCGATTGTGTGGACCGCGAGCCAAGTCCGCGACGACCAACAAAAAGCCATCGGCATCATCGTGGTGTTTCGCGATCCCGACGAGATGACGCTCAGCCCCGAAGAGCTCATTCGCGCCAATCGCTTCGACTCCCTCGGCCAGCTCGCCGGCGGCATCGCCCACGATTTCAACAACCTGCTATCCACCATCCTCGGCGGTATCTCGATCGCCAAAGAGAATCGCGATTACGGCAAACTCGACGATGCCGAGACCGCTTGCATGGCGGCCAAGACTCTCACCCGCCAACTCCTCGCGTTTGCCAAGGGCAATCCCGGCGGCACGTTCAGCGTGGTCCGCCCGGCCGACATCCTCCGCGATGCCGTGCGCGTCGCCGCATCCGGTAGTCCCGTCGTCGTGACGGTTGATCTCGATGAAAATGCGGGTCCGATCGAGGTCGATCGCGGTCAGATGATTCAGGTTTACCAGAACCTCATCATCAACGCCATGCAGGCGATGCCCGATCCATCGGTGGGTAAGATTCATCTCACCTGCCGCGCCATCTCCCTGCCTGACGGCAAACTCCCACCGCTCGCAGGGGGCGACTACGTGCAGGTCGATGTGCAAGACAACGGCTCAGGTATTCCGGAGGACAAAATCGACCGCATTTTTGAACCGTTCTTCACCACGAAGAAAACCGGCACCGGGCTCGGACTCGCCACGGTGCTTTCCATCGTGCGCAAACACGGCGGTCAACTGGGCGTGGATTCCACCGTCGGCGTGGGCACGACCTTCACCAGCTTTCTCCCCGTCACCACCAAGTCCATCGAGACAGGGGTGCGCAAACCGGCCGCCCTGCGCTTCGGCACCGGCCGGGTGCTGTTTATGGATGACGAGAAACAACTCTGCGAGATCACCAAGACGATGCTCGAGAGCCTCGACTACAAGGTCGATATCGTCCACCGCGGCGAGGACGCCCTCGCGCTCTATCGCAAGTATCACGCGGTCAACCGACCCTACGATGTGGTGTTGCTCGACCTCACCATCGTCGGCGGCATGGGCGGGGAGGAAACGTTCAAGCGGCTCCGCGAAATCGATCCCGAAGTGCGCGCCATCGTCTCGAGCGGCTACGACAACGACGAGATGGCCCGCCAGTTTCTCGACTCCGGTTTTTGCGGATACCTGACGAAGCCCTACCGGGTGGGCGAGTTGGGCCAAATGCTCAAGGGCGTGCTCGGCGGATAA
- a CDS encoding YoaK family protein: MFENRTPPGIILGGFGLAAIAGMVNAVGFLGAYHQAFSHLSGTATHFAADLAQGHATRAALAGLLLISFLLGATTSGLIIRDSHLQPGRRYGVALVIEGLILFAAVPLLQRHLMLGGALAAAACGLQNAMATTYSGAIVRTTHVTGIVTDLGLALSHRLRRSPGRAGRTRLLAALLAGFLVGGSIGASLFDVLNYRTLWVPATVTIVAGCTHVVMRQFKFV; the protein is encoded by the coding sequence ATGTTTGAAAACCGCACCCCGCCGGGCATTATTTTGGGTGGCTTCGGGCTCGCCGCCATTGCGGGCATGGTCAACGCCGTCGGATTTCTCGGCGCCTATCATCAGGCCTTCAGTCACTTGTCCGGGACCGCGACGCACTTCGCCGCCGATTTGGCGCAAGGCCACGCGACCCGAGCCGCCCTCGCCGGGCTGCTGCTGATCTCCTTCCTGCTGGGCGCCACCACGTCGGGGTTGATCATCCGCGACAGCCACCTGCAACCGGGTCGGCGTTACGGCGTCGCGCTGGTCATCGAGGGACTGATTTTGTTCGCCGCCGTGCCATTATTGCAGCGGCACCTGATGCTCGGCGGAGCCTTGGCCGCGGCGGCGTGCGGTCTGCAAAACGCCATGGCCACGACTTACAGCGGGGCCATTGTGCGCACCACCCACGTCACCGGTATCGTGACCGATCTCGGACTGGCTCTCAGCCACCGCCTGCGTCGTTCACCCGGCCGCGCCGGCCGCACGCGGTTGCTGGCGGCACTATTGGCGGGCTTTCTCGTCGGTGGTTCGATCGGCGCCAGTCTGTTCGATGTGCTCAACTACCGCACGCTGTGGGTGCCCGCCACCGTGACCATTGTCGCCGGCTGCACCCACGTGGTCATGCGGCAGTTCAAGTTCGTGTAA
- a CDS encoding GH1 family beta-glucosidase: protein MNFPNNFTWGAAAAAYQIEGAWNEDGRGPSVWDVFSQTPGRVFENHNGNVACDHYHRWREDVALMKELGIKAYRLSLSWSRIMPDGTGAINEAGLKFYDELIDGLLAAGIQPWVTLFHWDMPQALQEKGGFLNRDMADWFGAYATVVAKRLGDRVKHWMTINEPPVIVGLGYQEGVFAPGLKCTHQECLLAAHNLLRAHGSAVQALRAHCVGPQQISIAHTSREPIPATRADADVEAARARYFGCVEERMWNLAWWADPIAFGKYPEEGLKNFAGKLPKITDADMALISQPIDYLAYNCYSGFKVAANDAGKAVDVPNGHGIGNARGTLPWLSIAPDAIYWAARWQTERYNLPIVFSENGFCNTDFVQLDGKVHDPQRIDFVTRYLDAVSRAIADGADVGGYFYWSILDNFEWAEGYKDRFGLVHVDYETQVRTPKDSFYWYRDLIARNGALS, encoded by the coding sequence ATGAATTTTCCAAATAATTTTACATGGGGGGCAGCGGCGGCGGCCTATCAGATCGAAGGTGCCTGGAACGAGGACGGACGCGGTCCGTCCGTGTGGGATGTGTTTTCCCAGACGCCGGGTCGGGTGTTTGAAAACCACAACGGCAACGTGGCCTGCGACCACTATCACCGCTGGCGCGAAGATGTGGCGTTGATGAAGGAGCTCGGGATCAAAGCATATCGGCTCTCCCTGTCGTGGTCGCGGATCATGCCGGACGGCACCGGGGCGATCAACGAAGCCGGACTCAAATTCTACGACGAGCTGATCGACGGGTTGCTCGCCGCCGGTATCCAGCCTTGGGTGACGTTGTTTCACTGGGACATGCCCCAGGCGTTGCAGGAAAAGGGCGGTTTTCTGAATCGAGACATGGCCGACTGGTTCGGTGCCTATGCCACGGTGGTGGCGAAGCGGCTGGGGGACCGGGTCAAGCACTGGATGACGATCAACGAGCCGCCGGTTATCGTGGGGCTGGGCTATCAGGAAGGGGTGTTTGCGCCGGGATTGAAGTGCACCCATCAGGAGTGCCTGCTCGCCGCGCACAATCTTTTGCGTGCCCACGGCAGTGCCGTGCAGGCCTTGCGGGCGCACTGCGTCGGTCCTCAGCAAATTTCCATCGCCCACACCTCGCGGGAGCCGATTCCCGCGACGCGGGCGGATGCCGATGTCGAAGCGGCGCGGGCGCGCTACTTTGGTTGTGTGGAGGAGCGCATGTGGAACCTGGCGTGGTGGGCGGACCCCATCGCGTTTGGCAAATACCCCGAGGAAGGCCTGAAAAACTTTGCCGGCAAATTGCCCAAAATCACCGACGCGGACATGGCGCTTATCTCGCAGCCCATCGACTATCTCGCCTACAACTGTTACTCGGGTTTCAAGGTGGCGGCGAACGATGCAGGCAAGGCGGTCGACGTGCCCAACGGCCACGGCATCGGCAACGCCCGGGGCACGCTACCGTGGCTCTCGATCGCACCGGATGCGATTTATTGGGCGGCGCGGTGGCAGACCGAACGCTACAATTTGCCGATCGTCTTTTCGGAAAACGGATTCTGTAACACCGATTTTGTGCAACTCGACGGCAAGGTGCATGACCCGCAACGCATCGATTTTGTGACGCGTTATCTCGATGCAGTGAGTCGCGCGATCGCCGACGGGGCCGATGTGGGCGGTTATTTTTACTGGTCGATTCTCGACAACTTCGAGTGGGCCGAGGGTTACAAGGATCGTTTCGGGCTCGTGCACGTCGACTACGAGACCCAGGTCCGCACACCCAAGGATTCGTTCTATTGGTATCGCGATCTCATCGCGCGCAACGGCGCGCTGAGCTGA
- a CDS encoding glycoside hydrolase family 27 protein has product MKTSLLILGAAILAPSVPAQKFEHLAQTPPMGWNSWNTFSSHISEDLVKGVADAMIANGMRDAGYEYIVLDDTWSLRERDADGNLVADPEKFPSGMKALADYVHERGFKLGIYGDAGSKTCAGYPGSQGHEYQDARTWASWGIDYLKYDWCSTGTRDAREAYTTMRDALYTAKRPVVFSMCEWGRSRPWEWAQDVGHLWRTSGDIYDSWDGYKMWEMGWKRILDLQTSLVDDWGPNGIAKYAGPGHWNDPDMMEVGNEGLSVAESRAHFSLWAMLAAPLMAGNDVRHMSDEIIAIMTDADVIAINQDPAGKQGFRALAEDQAGIEVFIKELSEGEWAVCALNTSDETRELTIPFHRFYMLGETKELFDVWSNQVVGDTSESYTRAVDSHDVMMFRLRVPAAM; this is encoded by the coding sequence ATGAAAACCAGTCTTTTAATACTAGGCGCTGCGATTCTCGCCCCCAGCGTTCCGGCTCAGAAATTTGAGCACCTGGCCCAAACCCCGCCCATGGGTTGGAACAGTTGGAATACCTTCTCCAGTCACATCAGCGAGGACCTCGTCAAAGGTGTCGCCGACGCCATGATCGCCAACGGCATGCGCGACGCCGGCTATGAATACATCGTGCTCGACGACACCTGGTCGCTGCGCGAGCGCGACGCCGACGGCAATCTCGTCGCGGACCCCGAAAAATTCCCTTCCGGCATGAAGGCCCTCGCCGACTACGTCCATGAGCGCGGCTTCAAACTCGGCATCTACGGCGACGCCGGCTCCAAGACATGCGCCGGATATCCCGGTTCACAAGGCCACGAATATCAGGACGCCCGCACCTGGGCGAGTTGGGGCATCGACTACCTCAAATACGACTGGTGCAGCACCGGCACCCGCGACGCGCGCGAAGCCTACACCACCATGCGCGACGCCCTCTACACCGCCAAACGACCGGTCGTGTTCAGCATGTGCGAATGGGGCCGCTCCCGGCCGTGGGAGTGGGCGCAGGACGTCGGTCACCTCTGGCGCACTTCCGGCGATATCTACGACTCCTGGGACGGCTACAAGATGTGGGAAATGGGCTGGAAACGCATCCTCGATTTGCAAACGTCCCTCGTCGACGACTGGGGGCCCAATGGCATCGCCAAATACGCCGGCCCCGGCCACTGGAACGATCCCGACATGATGGAAGTCGGCAACGAGGGCCTCTCGGTGGCCGAGTCACGCGCCCACTTCAGCCTCTGGGCCATGCTCGCCGCGCCCCTCATGGCCGGCAACGACGTGCGCCACATGAGCGACGAAATCATCGCCATCATGACCGATGCCGATGTCATTGCCATCAACCAGGACCCCGCCGGCAAACAGGGTTTCCGCGCGCTGGCTGAAGATCAGGCCGGCATTGAGGTTTTCATCAAGGAATTGAGCGAAGGCGAATGGGCCGTGTGCGCCCTCAATACCTCGGACGAAACCCGTGAGCTCACGATCCCGTTTCACCGGTTCTACATGCTCGGTGAGACCAAAGAGCTCTTCGATGTCTGGTCCAACCAAGTGGTCGGCGACACCAGCGAGAGCTACACCCGGGCAGTCGATTCCCACGACGTGATGATGTTCCGACTGCGCGTGCCGGCGGCGATGTAA
- a CDS encoding malate dehydrogenase, protein MKVAIIGPGRVGMTLAYTLVLKGLVTELVLVGGNPAKARGEAMDLNHSLLFLRTPVKVSAGEIADVAGSEVIAICASVPMTADLQDRNQLAAANIELMRTLVPAAAAAAPQAIFLILSNPVDVLTWQALRLTGLPATRVIGSGTLIDSARYRDALSMQVGIHPDDIRSYVLGEHGDTQFVAMSLAQSGAEPLDDTPARRKLFSESTAAGFQVFKLKGNTCYAVALAASVVIEAILLDEKRTMPLSIAINGYCGVHNVCLSVPVVVGRGGIERVLQPPLNEAEQAAFRRSAAAVRAVIDATGVADG, encoded by the coding sequence ATGAAAGTAGCCATCATCGGTCCGGGTCGCGTTGGTATGACTTTGGCGTATACCTTGGTCCTCAAGGGCCTGGTCACCGAGCTCGTGCTGGTCGGCGGCAACCCCGCCAAGGCGCGGGGCGAGGCCATGGACCTCAACCACTCTCTGCTTTTTCTGCGCACGCCCGTGAAAGTGAGCGCCGGGGAGATCGCCGACGTCGCAGGCTCCGAGGTCATCGCGATCTGCGCGTCCGTGCCCATGACGGCCGATTTGCAGGATCGCAATCAACTGGCTGCGGCCAACATCGAACTGATGCGCACGCTCGTGCCCGCCGCCGCCGCCGCCGCGCCCCAGGCCATTTTTCTCATCTTGAGCAACCCCGTCGATGTGCTCACGTGGCAGGCGCTGCGACTGACTGGATTGCCCGCCACCCGCGTCATCGGCTCGGGCACGCTGATCGACTCCGCACGGTATCGCGATGCGTTGTCGATGCAGGTCGGCATCCATCCCGACGACATCCGCAGCTACGTCCTCGGCGAGCATGGCGACACGCAGTTCGTGGCGATGAGTCTGGCCCAATCCGGCGCCGAGCCGCTCGACGACACGCCCGCACGGCGCAAACTCTTCTCCGAAAGCACGGCCGCCGGCTTCCAAGTGTTCAAACTCAAGGGCAACACCTGCTATGCGGTCGCCCTCGCCGCCTCCGTCGTGATCGAGGCGATCCTGCTCGACGAGAAACGCACCATGCCGCTGAGCATCGCTATCAACGGCTATTGTGGCGTGCACAACGTTTGCCTGAGCGTGCCCGTCGTGGTCGGACGCGGCGGTATCGAACGCGTGCTGCAGCCCCCGCTCAACGAAGCCGAACAGGCGGCCTTCCGCCGCAGCGCCGCCGCCGTGCGCGCCGTGATCGATGCGACCGGCGTCGCCGACGGCTGA
- a CDS encoding beta-mannosidase: protein MLRQDLSRASWSFRDCSSQKWLPAQVPGCVHLDLRRADLIPDPFFGTNELDLQWIEERDWEYRAKFTVDASLLEEEMLELVADGLDTVATVKLNGKVVARTENMFTPFRWNVKKLLRPGQNELLIEFGSAMKYLRTHHHGNVYREFNDPVGNSNRIRKEQCQFGWDWGPRFVTAGVWRPISLQAWSANRVDNVVVEQRHADDGSVSLALTPELERADSEATCHWSLRLDGATVDAGEGTAIVVKKPQLWWPSGQGEQPLYDLQVEVRDAAGHRIGVWRRRIGLRTLTLDQSQDEWGTAFRFLVNGRPVFAKGANWIPAHSFVAGLKRADYERDLRSAVEANMNMVRVWGGGIYESEDFYDLCDELGLMVWQDFAFACTLYPVDDEFRELFAPEAKAQIRRLRHRASLALWCGNNEIWMLNRETVTDDSKLEIRTAYEKIFHELLPEIVAENDPVTSYWPSSPWRPEGAHGHAPGEISGDSHFWDVWHSRKPIKSYELWKFRFVSEFGMQSYSSPATNATFCPPDDTNVFGPVMENHQKNAAGNQIILDYVSRQYRFPKSQDDLIYLSQLNQARCMQMGVEHYRRLMPRCMGSLYWQLNDTWPVASWSSLEHTGRWKALHHAARRFYAPALVTAHVPGDEEVSIGNYRRSTMDTVHLYTVCDAPRRMAAVLQWAIMHIDGRRLGGGSKRVNLRPGESVPQKTLDLTKLLQRHSSESIYVRIGLHVDDRCVSEESVLLASPRFMNLPSGKVRCGVKMVDDKTAELTFTAPVWQHRFAFDLGKLDHWSSDNFFELYPTEPKTVTVSLKRKTTAEKLRRSLTWRSLVDTY, encoded by the coding sequence ATGCTTCGACAAGATCTTTCCCGCGCTTCGTGGAGTTTTCGTGACTGTTCATCCCAGAAGTGGCTGCCCGCCCAGGTGCCCGGCTGCGTGCACCTTGACCTGCGTCGTGCGGATTTGATTCCCGATCCGTTCTTCGGCACCAACGAACTCGATCTGCAGTGGATCGAGGAACGCGACTGGGAATACCGGGCGAAGTTTACGGTCGATGCCTCGCTCCTCGAAGAAGAGATGCTCGAACTGGTGGCCGACGGACTCGACACGGTGGCCACGGTGAAATTAAACGGCAAAGTCGTGGCGCGGACGGAAAACATGTTCACGCCGTTCCGCTGGAACGTGAAGAAGCTGCTGCGTCCGGGCCAGAACGAGCTGCTGATCGAGTTCGGCAGCGCGATGAAATATCTGCGCACGCATCACCACGGCAATGTTTACCGCGAGTTCAACGACCCCGTCGGCAACTCCAACCGCATTCGCAAGGAGCAGTGTCAGTTTGGGTGGGACTGGGGTCCCCGCTTCGTCACGGCCGGGGTGTGGCGTCCGATTTCCTTGCAGGCCTGGTCGGCCAATCGCGTTGACAATGTGGTGGTCGAGCAACGACACGCGGACGACGGCTCGGTCTCCCTCGCCTTGACGCCCGAACTGGAACGCGCTGATTCGGAGGCGACCTGTCATTGGTCGCTCCGGCTTGATGGAGCGACCGTCGATGCGGGGGAGGGAACCGCGATCGTGGTCAAAAAACCGCAGCTCTGGTGGCCGTCCGGTCAGGGCGAACAACCCCTCTACGATCTGCAGGTCGAAGTGCGGGATGCCGCGGGGCATCGCATCGGCGTCTGGCGGCGCCGCATCGGCTTGCGCACGCTCACGCTCGATCAATCTCAGGACGAGTGGGGCACGGCGTTCCGTTTCCTGGTCAATGGTCGTCCGGTCTTTGCCAAGGGCGCCAACTGGATACCCGCCCACAGTTTTGTCGCCGGCTTGAAGCGCGCCGATTACGAGCGCGACCTGCGTTCCGCCGTGGAGGCCAACATGAACATGGTCCGCGTGTGGGGCGGCGGCATCTACGAGAGTGAAGACTTCTACGACCTCTGCGACGAGCTCGGGCTGATGGTGTGGCAGGACTTTGCCTTCGCCTGCACGCTCTATCCGGTCGACGATGAGTTTCGCGAGTTGTTCGCGCCCGAAGCCAAGGCTCAGATCCGCCGCCTGCGGCATCGCGCCAGTCTCGCCCTCTGGTGTGGCAACAACGAGATTTGGATGCTCAACCGCGAGACGGTGACGGATGACTCAAAGCTCGAAATCCGCACCGCCTACGAAAAAATCTTTCACGAACTGCTGCCGGAGATTGTGGCGGAAAACGATCCGGTCACGTCCTACTGGCCGTCGTCGCCCTGGCGACCGGAAGGCGCGCACGGTCACGCGCCGGGCGAGATCTCGGGCGACTCGCATTTCTGGGACGTGTGGCATTCGCGCAAACCGATCAAATCCTACGAGCTCTGGAAGTTCCGCTTTGTATCCGAATTTGGGATGCAAAGCTACAGCTCGCCCGCGACCAACGCGACCTTCTGCCCGCCGGACGACACCAATGTCTTCGGGCCGGTGATGGAGAACCACCAGAAGAACGCCGCCGGCAACCAGATTATTCTCGATTACGTTTCGCGGCAGTATCGTTTCCCCAAGTCGCAGGACGATCTCATCTACCTGTCGCAGCTCAATCAGGCCCGCTGCATGCAGATGGGGGTCGAGCACTACCGTCGGCTCATGCCGCGGTGCATGGGCTCGCTGTATTGGCAACTCAATGACACGTGGCCCGTGGCTTCCTGGAGCTCGCTCGAACACACCGGCCGCTGGAAGGCGCTCCACCACGCCGCCCGGCGGTTCTACGCCCCGGCGCTGGTCACCGCCCATGTGCCCGGTGACGAGGAAGTGTCGATCGGCAACTACCGTCGTTCCACGATGGATACGGTGCATCTCTACACCGTCTGCGATGCGCCCCGGCGCATGGCGGCGGTGCTGCAATGGGCGATCATGCACATCGACGGCCGCCGCCTGGGTGGCGGCAGCAAGCGGGTGAATTTGCGTCCCGGGGAGAGCGTGCCGCAGAAAACGCTCGATTTGACCAAGCTGCTGCAGCGTCATTCGAGCGAAAGCATTTACGTGCGGATCGGCCTTCACGTTGACGACCGCTGCGTCAGCGAGGAGTCGGTGCTGCTGGCCTCGCCACGTTTCATGAACCTGCCGTCGGGCAAGGTGCGTTGTGGCGTGAAAATGGTGGACGACAAAACGGCCGAACTCACCTTTACGGCGCCGGTATGGCAGCATCGTTTCGCGTTTGATCTCGGAAAATTGGACCACTGGTCCAGCGACAATTTCTTCGAGCTGTATCCGACGGAGCCCAAGACCGTCACGGTTTCACTCAAGCGTAAGACGACCGCCGAAAAGCTGCGTCGCAGTCTCACCTGGCGCTCGTTGGTCGATACCTACTGA